TTCCATCCTTGATGGTAATACGGACAGTAAGAGGGCCGCCGTAACCGGTTGCAGTACCTTCGTATTCTCCATCCCTAAGATTGTCCGTTGAGACTTCTGAGCCTACAGCTTGTTCCTTGGCCTGTTCCTTTGCCTGTTGTTTAGCAATGGAGTTACGCTTCTCAACAGTCTGTACGGTTGAATACACCATAACTATCGTTACAGCTACAGCCACAATGAAAGCGATAGCTCCCTTGATACCATTTTTTTTCATTATTCCTCCTGCTCCTTATCATGTGTATTTTATTTTTTTATGTAATTTAGAGGCATTTAAAAAGAGTTAGTTTCTACAAACTAACTCTTAACTATTGTACAAGAACACTTGCAAATGTGCAATGATTTTTGAACTGATATTATACTTTTTTTGTAAAGTTTAAATTATGCACTGCAAAGATTCTTTTTTGATGCAATAGATTGTTCTATCATGCATAGCTTCTTTCATGCATAGCTATTCAAGAACAAAATCTCTGATTGTCTCAATGACCTTTGATCCATCTGCCTCAGGACCGCCGTTATGGATTTCATGATAGTAGCCATCCCACTCTGTGTATGTGAAGTTAGCAGCATTTTCGTTTTGCCTAGCAATTTCTCTTGCACCTTCTACTGCACAGATTTTATCTGCGCTTCCGTGCATCAAAAGCGTAGGCTTAGCATCAGCCCTTCCATTTGACTCATGAGTTCCATCAAAAAGAGCATTTCCTATATCAAAGCCATCGACTGCGCACTGCATAGTGATAAATGGATGTACTAGTGGATCTGTATCATAAGACTTAACAATCTCTATATTTCCTAGATCACTTGCACTACAGCCAGATGAAATTGCCTTCTTAGGCATGAGTTTTGCTCCAGCTTTGACAACGACATATAGCGGCTTTGGAATTGGCTTAACAAGCTTAACCCAAGGTGCTGAAATAATGTATTTGCAAGGAAGCTCATTCTTTGCTCCCCTGTTTCTATAGTCTAGACAGATATTTCCGCCCATGCTATGTCCATAGAGAACTATATCAACACCTGGATACCTCTCAGATGCGAAATCTAGCATAGCTGTCACAACATCAAGTACATATGCCCTAGGTGCTGCGTGCCCACGATTTCCTTCAGATAGTCCATGTCCAGGAAGATCGACACCGATTACAGCAATGCCCGCCTCGTTTAGGATCTTTGCCATCCTATCATATCTCCCAACATATTCACCTATTCCGTGAATTATGCACATCACTTTACTTGGATTTTCAACATCCCATGTGTATGCAACAGTCTTTGTCTTAGTACTTTTCAACACTATATTATCGTACATGTCTAGCTTCCTTTCTATTCCATTTAGATATCAAAATATCCCAAAGATATTTTATCACATTTTCCTTGCTATAATTTCTTCCCCAAACTATACTTGCCATTAGGCTAAACCGAAAAACAAAAGGGGGTATTTTATGAACTTTCAGTGCTCATTATGCGGAAACATCTTTCACAACATAACCTTTAGGGGCGGTTATATATGCGAAGACTGTTTGAGCTATATTAAATCCGAAGCTGATAGTATCTAGCTGCTTCCATTACTTTAAAACTACTAAATTAGACAATCTTAATTAAATCGAATTCACCTAGGTTAAGCCATGGGGAGATATTCTCCCCTCTATTTTAGTCCCGCAAGTCTCTTAGCTTTTTCTACAGCCTTTGTGAAGTATTCTGGCGGCTCACTATCAAAGCTTATGGTTTTACCAGTCCTTGGATGAATGAATTCTAGGTGCGCGGCATGAAGGATTTGTCCGTCTGCACCGAATCTATCCTTCTTTGACCCGTAGAGCGTATCTCCAACAAGTGGATGACCTATGCTTGTGAGATGAACTCTTATCTGGTGAGTTCTGCCAGTCTCTAGTATAGCCTTTATCAAAACTATATTTCCAAAGCGTTCCATAACCTCGTATCTAGTCAGTGCCCTCTTTGGGTTCTCCCCGTCTATTGCACGTCTCAATCTATTTTTGCTGTCTCTCCCTATAGGTCTATCTATCTCACCGCTATCGTCAGGAAAATTATTATATACTAGAGCGTAATACCATCTTTTGATGCTATGCTCACTAAACTGCTCTTTAAGTGAATCAAAGGCAAGCTTTGATTTTGCTACAACTAGTATTCCGCTGGTATCCTTGTCTATTCTATGAACTATGCCTGGTCTATCAGTTTCTCCTAGTGCCCTTAGATTTTCACCCACATGATATAAAAGTGCATTTACTAGGGTACCGCTATAATTGCCAGCACCGGGATGTACAACCATCCCCCTAGGCTTATCTATTACTATGATATCTTCATCTTCATAAACAATATCAAGTTCTATATTCTCTGCCTCTGGGATATACTCACCCTCTACAGATATTGTCACTTCAATGCTATCGCCTGTCTTTAGCTTATATTTTTTCTCCTCACAGATAGTTGAATTTACGAGAACTTCTTGCTTACTAAATAGCTTTTGAATCTGGCTTCTTGAAAGCTCCTCTATCTTGCTTCCAAGGTAGGCATCTATTCTTTTTCCGGCATCGGATGACTCTATAGAAAAGCTATACTTTGTTACCTTTGCTTCGCTCATCTATTCTACCTCTTTCTCTGACTTGTCATCTTTCATAAAGAAAAGAACATAGATAATCAAAATTCCGCAGCCTAGGCAAACAGCAATATCCGCTATATTGAAAACTGGTGGAAATATTGAAAAGCTAAGCATATCAGTTACATAACCAAGAAGGAATCTATCTATCAAGTTTCCTATTCCGCCAGCAATAATGCAAAGCAACGCAACTTTAAACATAGCTCCCTCAGATTTCATTTTGCGTAAAAAAAATGCAGCTCCGATGATTGCTATAATGGATACGGCAATTAGGAACGCCTGCTTTCCCGCAAATGAACTGAATGCAGCGCCATCGTTTTGAATATATCTGAGTTCGAAAAAGTCGCCTATTACACTCACCGACTCGTTCACACTAAAAAGACTTCTAATCGCATACTTGCTAAGCTGGTCGCAAGTCACAATCGCAATTACAAGTAAAATTCCCCACATAATAAATTACGGGGCAAAATTGCCCCGCCTCCATCCTTAGTTTAGATTTCGTCTAAATCTTCGACATTACCCTTGACCTTGTTCTCAGCCTTCTGTATCAATTCCTCGATATCCTTGCTGTTAAGGGCAACTGTTTCCTTTGGAACACCAATTTTAGTCTCCATATGCTCAGGAACAGTCTCGATTATCTTAGTTTCATCAAAGCTCTCACTTTCATTAGTATCACCGGCTACACTTCTCTCAAGCTCCTTGAGAATATCGCTGCTAGCATCCTCCTTAGTGAGTTCCTCTGTACGAAGTACACTGCTTGGAAGCTTTGATTTATCGACAGGAGAAACGAACAGTTCCTTCTCAAGATCTGATAGAAGGTCGCCTCCCTTATCATCGATATGATCGATTTCATCTCTCAAGAGCTTCTTATATCTTGCTCTGAACTGCAAAATCTTATCTCTTAGCTGAGCGCTTTCGTTTCCGTAGTGTGATGCTGAATCCTTAGCATCTCTAACTATCATCTCAGCATCTAGCTTAGCATTTTTGATGATTATCTCAGCTCTCTTCTCAGCGCTTTCTGATATATCCTTCATAAGCTTCTTAGCTGTATCAATTGTGTTCATAACGTTGACCTGAGAGCGCTTGTAGTCTTCGTTCTGCTCCTTAAGCTCAGCGTTTTCGTTTCTTAGTGCAAGCAGTTCCTGCTGCATTATCTCAATGTCCTCAATGATAAGATCTAGAAATTCATCGACCTCGTCAGCATTATATCCGCGTATCTGCTTGGAAAATTCTTTGTTTTCTATTTCTAATGGTGTAATCATAAATACTCCTTACATCATAAATCTATTTATCGCTAAAAGAATAACTCTCGTCACTAGCTGAACTAAAATCACTGCAGCTAGGAGAGAAAAATCAAACATTCCTGTGTTGAAATGCTTTGATAAGAGATTTCTGCATGGAGCCACTATAGGCTCTGTCAGCATAACTACTATATCATAAATTCTTCTAGCAGACGAATATGGATCTGCTGCAAACCAGCTGAGTATTGCTCTAGCGACAAGTAGCGTTACTAGTAGGTTCCCGAACCTCATCACTGCATACGCTAAAATGCTAGGCATGCCTTACCTCCAAGGGTTCTTGTCGTCCACATCAGCAACATTGCTTATGCTAGGCTGCTGAGCTGAAACTGCAACATTTTCTGGTGCAAAAATAAAGATATTGTTAGCGATCTTCTGTACGTTACCGCTTAGTGCATATGTAGCACCGCTTAGGAAGTCAAAAATCTTACGAGCAGATTCTGTCTCTAGTTTCTCAAGGTTGATGATAACTGGCTTACGTGCCTTTAGGCAGTCAACTAGCTTGGTGCAATCTTCATATCCCTTTGGCTCAATCAAAATGAGCTTTAATGAACTTGTATTTGTCACTGAAAACCTCTTTTCTGTTCCTCTATATGAGCTGGAACTTGACATTCTTTCACTTGTATTAATAGATTCAGGTTTCTTAAAAGAAGGCATAATCTTCGTCTCTTTTTCTGTTTCACGGACGATCTTTCTCTTTGCCTCCTCTAGCTCCTGCTCTGTGACAATTTCATCGTCTTCAATTTCTTCCATGCCTATAACTTTCATCAATGAATCTTTGAATCCCATTTGTTTCTCCTTAATTAACTTATCAATTGACTTAGACTAATTTACTTATTTATTTTTCCTCTTGGCGATAATTTCTTACGCCAAAGATTGCTGTCCCAACTCTGACCATGTTAGAGCCTTCTTCTATCGCAACCTCAAAGTCACCGCTCATACCCATGGATAAAAATTCGAAATCAACTGCTTCTCTCTCATCACCCTTATATCTATCAAAGATTTCCTTAACCTCTGCGAAATAAGGTCTGCAATCGTTTACATCCTCCTCAAAAGGAGCAATGCACATGAGTCCCTTAATCCTTACGGACTTACACTCGTTTACTATATCATCTATCAAAGAATCTACCTCTGTTGATTTGATACCGAACTTAGATTCCTCTTCAGCTGAATTAACCTGTATCAGAATATCCATCGTTCTTCCGATAGCTGAAGAGCGCTTATCTATCTCCTTAGCTAGCTTGAGTGAATCAACGGAGTGAATCATAACGACCTTATCGACAATGTACTTTACCTTGTTAGTCTGAAGATGTCCTATTAAATGCCATCTCGCCTCACCGACAGCCTCGTACTTGTTGAGTATCTCCTGAACCTTGTTCTCAGCTATGTCAGTTATACCGGCATCGAGTGCCTCGTTTATTTCAGCAGGTGTATGAAGCTTAGTAACAGCGATGAGCTGAACCTCATCCTTGCTTCTGCCTACTCTTTTGCATGCATTCTCAATCTGTGCTTCTATTTCTAAAATATTATCCTTAATTGACATCGAATCACTTCCCTTATGGACGCTTGATTACATCGGAAAATGGGTCAAGAGTCCTCACCTTATTCTGGTCCTTGTCAGTATAATATGAATCGGAAACTACAACCTTATCGCCATCTTCTCCAATTACATTAACTGGCACAAATTTTTGTTTACCTTTTTTGTCTTTTACATAAACACCGGTCTTCCCATCGAGCTTGGTAATGCTGCTCTTCTCGAGTATAAGACCTCTAGCATTAAATGTCGTCAATCGTATAGGTACACTTCTCATTGAACCTATACCATCAAAGTATCTGTTCGACTCAAGGAGAAGCTTAGTTTTACCACCTGACTTACTTACCTCAACGACCTTCATCTGGATTAGATCTGAGTCTTTCTGTGCAATATCCCTATCCTTCTCAGGATTAAACATCACATCTATAGTAGCACCCTTCTCGTACTTCTTAGCTGAGCCATTTCTCACAAATGCCACAATGTACCATTTGGTTCCATCTACTATCTTAAACAAAGGATATCCCTTATGCGCCGTGCTCTCTGGAAGCTTGATAGCCTCAATCTTATCTAGTGAGGAAAAAAATTTCTCATCAGCTGACTTTGCATATTTCAAAGTGAGCTTGCTCTCCATACCGTCCACATAGTAAGAAACAAGCCCTCCTTCTGTCACCTTGTAATCAGCAACGCTTATCATCTTGCCCTTGAGCTTATTCTTAACTTTGGTAAACTCATCTGATTCCTCAGGTTCCTTACCATCGCTCACCTCAACAGCAGCAGTACCCTTTCGGATAAGCTCTCCCTCCTTAGAAAGACGGTTTAGCTTACCATTAGCTGTGGCCTCATAAACAGATTCATTACGAACCATGTATCCAGTGGTGTCATCGTATATTGATAGTTCACCGTACTCAGCTACATAGCTCACCTTCATCAGATTGCCTACACCTGGTACTACATAGATGATAATCATCAGCAGAATGCACAAAATAGCGAATATGAAAATTCCCTTATTTTTCAATCTAACCATACGTATATATTACATCATTTCAGAAATTTTTCCAATACTTTGAGCTCATCTTTTGACAATTCACCACGATTGTTCACATATTGTTCAAAAATCTCTGGTCTACGTGCTTTTGTAAGGGCTAGAGACTGCTCAAACTTCCATAAAGCGATGAGTTTATGGTTACCCGAAACTAAAACCTCAGGCACATCCATTCCTCTATACGAACGAGGCTGGGTGTACTGCGGATATTCCAAAAGCCCTGAGTATATCGATTCATCAAAAGCAGATGCCTCCTTAGGAAGTACATCTGGCACCATTCTTGAAACCGTGTCTATCAAAACCATAGCAGCAAGCTCTCCGCCAGTTAAAATATAGTCTCCTATCGACACCTCCTGCATATCCCAAGCATCGATTATTCGCTGGTCTATACCTTCATAGTGACCACAGAAAACAGTGATTTCCTTCTCGCTAGCAAATTCCTCAGAAAGCTTCATATCTAGAATTTTGCCACGAGGCGACATATAGATATTTCTAGTGTTTGCTGCACCTACGCTTTCAAGCGCACGAAAAGCTGGGTCAGCCATCAAAACCATGCCGTGCCCACCTCCAAAAGGATAGTCGTCAGCCTTGCTGTGCTTATCTTGACTGAAATCCCTTATATTCACAATATTAAACTCTAGGATGCCCTTATCAGCTGCACGTCCAAGCATACTGCTTGTGAGCGGAGCAAACATCTCTGGAAAAAGAGTCAAAATATTAATCTTCATTATCTCATTCCCTCTATGAAATTTATGTAAATTCTTCCTGCCACAACATCTATATCTTTAATGAATTCCTTAACAGCAGGAACAAGAATCTCAGAACCATCTTCAGTTTTTATCAAATAGATATCTTGAGCTGTATTCTGAATTACATCATCAAGCACGCCGACAAGCGAGTTATCTTTTGCATCAAAAACTTCAAGACCAATCAAATCCTTGATATAGTATTCACCCTCATCTAGATCTGCTAGCATGCTCTCGTCAATATAACAAAGCTTATCCTTTAGTAGTTCAGCATCATTGCGCGTATCAACACCATTTAGCTTAAGCGCTGCTGTGTTCCCCTTAGGCGACCTGACTTTTTCGACATCATACTTTGTCTTATTCTTTCCGATATAAATATACTCAAGTTCTGCAAGCTTCATTGGATCATCGGAAAAGCTATAAAACTTCACCTCACCTTTGATTCCGACGGCAGTAACTATCTTGCCGATTTCAATTTCTTTCATATTTCTCCTAAAAATTTAAGCACATGAAAGCAGGCGTTTAGCGGACCTAGATCATATGCTCAAAATAAAGTTCTTATTAAGTTATAGGGTTTCGCCTTGTTCTTCCGTTACTGTCTCAGCAACTTCGCCCTGCGGCTCTGAAACGATATCAACCGTAACCTTAGTGTTGCTTTTAATAGCGGCAGCTTTGACCACCGTGCGAAGAGCTCTGGCAATTCTTCCCTGTTTACCAATCACCTTGCCCATGTCATCCTTTGACACCTGCAGGGTTATCAGCATGCCCGTATCACCTGTCGATTCGCTAACCTGCACGTCCTGAGGCTTGTCGACTAGTGCCTTGGCAATCATTTCTACCAGATTAGTCATTTTAGCACCGCTTTCTTATTCGATGACACCGGACTTCTTAAGTAGCATTCTTACTGTATCTGTTGGCTGCGCACCATTTCCTAGCCACTTGTTTGCCTTCTCAGCATCAATCTTGATTACTGCTGGTTCCTTTAGTGGATCATAGTATCCGATTTCCTCGATAAATCTTCCGTTTCTTGCATTACGTGAATCTGCAACTACTACTCTGTAGAAAGGCTTCTTGTGAGCACCTAATCTCTTCAATCTAATCTTTACCATAACTATTTCCTCCTTATTTGAATCTCTTTATTTACCTTATATTTTTCCGGATTTCCGGCTATTGGTCTGTTTATCGTGGTCTATCAAAAGTATCTAGCCCTGATATAGCAAGCCTTTTAGAAAAGACCCTTAAAGAGCTTGCCGCCCTTCTTCATAGCATTCGGATTCGCAAATTGCTTCATCAGCTTCTTGGATTCCTCATACTTGCTAATCACCTTGTTTACACTGTTTACGGTTTGTCCAGATCCAGCTGCAATTCTCTTGCGTCTTGAAGCATTTAGCAATCCTGGATTCTTACGCTCAGCCACAGTCATGGAGCGGATTATAGCCTCCATGGTTCTGAATTCCTTCTCACCCTTGGCTATATCGGCCTCACTAATCTTCCCGCCACCCATTCCTGGGAGCATATCCATAATCTTAGCAAGTCCCCCCATCTTGCGAACCTGTCCCATCTGCTCGAGGAAGTCCTCAAGTGTAAACTGGTTCTTACGAATCTTACGCTCTAGCTTTTCGGCTTGTTCCTCATCGTAGGCCTGCTCAGCTCTCTCAATAAGTGAGAGCATATCTCCCATGCCTAGGATTCTGCTTGCTAGACGGTCTGGATGGAAGGGCTCAAGCGCATCTGACTTTTCTCCAGTTCCAAGGAACTTGATAGGCTTACCAGTTACCTTCTTAGCTGAAAGCGCCGCACCACCTCTTGAGTCACCGTCCATCTTGGTCATGATGATTCCATCGATTCCAAGCTTTTGGTTAAATCCATCAGCAGCGTTTACCGCATCCTGTCCTGTAAGAGCATCGACTACGAGAAGTATCTCATGAGGTCTTACCGCAGACTTCATGCTTGCAAGTTCCTCCATCAGATTCTCATCTATCTGAAGTCGTCCTGCTGTATCTATAATCAAAACATCAAAGCCCTTACGCTCTGCATCTTCCTTTGCTGCCAAAGCAATCTGCACAGGATCTTTGCTCTCTCTCATCGTGAAAACCGGTGTGTTAACCGACTTGCCGACAACCTCGAGCTGGTCAATAGCTGCAGGCCTGTAAATATCACAGGCTACTAGCATAGGCTTCTTACCGCTTTGCTTTAGGAATGAAGCTAGCTTACCGCAGGTAGTAGTCTTACCTGTACCCTGTAGACCTACCATCATCAAAACGGTAAATCCTGAAGGCGAATATGTCAGCTTACTTCCGGATCCGCCCATCAAATCGATGAGCTCGCTATTTACTATCTTTATAATCTGCTGCGCAGGTGTGAGACTCTGGAGTACCTCTGCTCCCAAGCACTTCTCCTTGACTATCGCAACAAATTCCTTAACTACCTTGAAGTTTACATCGGCTTCTAGTAAGGCCAGCTTGACCTCTCTCATTGCCGCATTGATATCAGACTCTGTGATAACGCCCTTGCCCTTTAATTTGGAAAAGGCATTTTGTAGTTTATCTGAAAGGCTCTCAAATGCCATAATTATCCTCCATTAACTAATCAAGTTCATCTATCAGTTCTGCCGCTTTTGCTAAACATCTATCAAGCTCATCCTTGCTCTTACGCTCTACCATATCCTTCGCTAATAAATCTCTAGCTTCAGATATGTAAGTTCTGAGCTCATCTGCTAGTTTCTCCTTTCGAAGGAAATCAGCTAGTATTCCTAGCTTATCCTCATAGGAGCAAAGCAGCCTCTCAGCACTCCTCAGTGAGTCATGCACAGCAGCCCTTGAAACCTCAAGCTCCTCTGCAATCTCAGAAAGCGACATATCGTCCTCGTGATACATCTCCATCACGCGTTTCTTCTTGTCTGTAAGCAAGCCTCCATATATATCGAAGAGCATACTTGTCTTTGCAAAATCTTCCATTTATTCTTCCTCTGCCGTCAAGTATTTTAGCTTAACATAGATAATATATCACAAGAAAAAAATGGTGTCAAGCAAATTAACTTAACACCATTTGAATTTCTTTCGACTTTATTTGATATTACTGCTTTTGAACTGGAGCGATGTACTGGATGCTAGCTTTGTTACTGCTCTCTAGTATATTGAGTAGCTTATCTAGGCTACCTTCCTTCTTCTCTGAGCTAAATCCAAAGAGGTCTCTAAAGCTTGTCTTCTGCTCATATACTATGTTCTCAAAGTCCACTGCATCTAGTCCGCAGTCATTTCTCATTGCTTCTATCGCATCATCAAGCGATCCAATCTTATCGATAAGACCGTTCTCCAGAGCCTGATTAGCTGAATAGATTCTGCCATCACCAAGAGTTCTAACAGTCGCCTCATCCATCTTACGACCGTCCATAACAGCCTTTACAAACCTGTTATATGAATCGTCAACTAGGCTCTGCATGATGCTTCTCTGCTCGTCAGTCATATCCTTATAGTTTGCTCCGATATCCTTATTTGCACCAGACTTGAAACTGTATGGCTGGATGCCAAACTTCTCATATAGCCCTGAAAGGTTATACATAGGTCCTACGATAACACCAATTGAGCCCGTCCAGCATTCCTGATTAGCATAGATCTTATCACCAGCCATAGCTGCATAGTACCCACCTGATGTAGCCTGTGATCCGAAGTAAACATAGATTTTATTTCCAGTCACCTTCTTGTAGTCAAGCAAAGCATTGTAGAGCTCAGCAGTCGCATATGCACTTCCACCTGGTGTATTTACACTGAGAAGAATACCTTTGTTTTTGCTATCCTTCTTCATTTGGTTGATTCTATCTAAGATCCAGTCCTGACTGTAGCCATCCCTACTATCTCCATCAGTTATAGTTCCGGAAAGAGATAAAACTCCAACATAGTCATGACCAAATTCATACTGTATTTTTTTATCATCAATCCCAGAAAATATTCCTGATACAAAGGCATTACAGCCTACACCGGCTATAAATATAAACCCTATTACTACAAGAGCAATGATTAAACCAACCTTAAGTCCGCTATTTCTTCTAACTGGCTGAGGAGCCATGTTGAAACCTTGTCCTGAACCATAGTACTCGTACCTTCTCTGCTGATACTGCTGATTCTGGCCGTTTTGCTGCTGCACAGACCAAGGAACAAATCCACCATTTGACTGCCTTTGCTGGTTACTATCATTATCGGAATTTCTATTATTATATTTATCAAATTCTCTATCGTCTCTATCCATTTTGCCTCCTTTAT
The nucleotide sequence above comes from Eubacterium sulci ATCC 35585. Encoded proteins:
- a CDS encoding tRNA (guanine-N1)-methyltransferase gives rise to the protein MKINILTLFPEMFAPLTSSMLGRAADKGILEFNIVNIRDFSQDKHSKADDYPFGGGHGMVLMADPAFRALESVGAANTRNIYMSPRGKILDMKLSEEFASEKEITVFCGHYEGIDQRIIDAWDMQEVSIGDYILTGGELAAMVLIDTVSRMVPDVLPKEASAFDESIYSGLLEYPQYTQPRSYRGMDVPEVLVSGNHKLIALWKFEQSLALTKARRPEIFEQYVNNRGELSKDELKVLEKFLK
- the rpsP gene encoding 30S ribosomal protein S16 (binds to lower part of 30S body where it stabilizes two domains; required for efficient assembly of 30S; in Escherichia coli this protein has nuclease activity) encodes the protein MVKIRLKRLGAHKKPFYRVVVADSRNARNGRFIEEIGYYDPLKEPAVIKIDAEKANKWLGNGAQPTDTVRMLLKKSGVIE
- a CDS encoding pseudouridine synthase, which produces MSEAKVTKYSFSIESSDAGKRIDAYLGSKIEELSRSQIQKLFSKQEVLVNSTICEEKKYKLKTGDSIEVTISVEGEYIPEAENIELDIVYEDEDIIVIDKPRGMVVHPGAGNYSGTLVNALLYHVGENLRALGETDRPGIVHRIDKDTSGILVVAKSKLAFDSLKEQFSEHSIKRWYYALVYNNFPDDSGEIDRPIGRDSKNRLRRAIDGENPKRALTRYEVMERFGNIVLIKAILETGRTHQIRVHLTSIGHPLVGDTLYGSKKDRFGADGQILHAAHLEFIHPRTGKTISFDSEPPEYFTKAVEKAKRLAGLK
- a CDS encoding alanine racemase produces the protein MSIKDNILEIEAQIENACKRVGRSKDEVQLIAVTKLHTPAEINEALDAGITDIAENKVQEILNKYEAVGEARWHLIGHLQTNKVKYIVDKVVMIHSVDSLKLAKEIDKRSSAIGRTMDILIQVNSAEEESKFGIKSTEVDSLIDDIVNECKSVRIKGLMCIAPFEEDVNDCRPYFAEVKEIFDRYKGDEREAVDFEFLSMGMSGDFEVAIEEGSNMVRVGTAIFGVRNYRQEEK
- a CDS encoding signal recognition particle; translated protein: MAFESLSDKLQNAFSKLKGKGVITESDINAAMREVKLALLEADVNFKVVKEFVAIVKEKCLGAEVLQSLTPAQQIIKIVNSELIDLMGGSGSKLTYSPSGFTVLMMVGLQGTGKTTTCGKLASFLKQSGKKPMLVACDIYRPAAIDQLEVVGKSVNTPVFTMRESKDPVQIALAAKEDAERKGFDVLIIDTAGRLQIDENLMEELASMKSAVRPHEILLVVDALTGQDAVNAADGFNQKLGIDGIIMTKMDGDSRGGAALSAKKVTGKPIKFLGTGEKSDALEPFHPDRLASRILGMGDMLSLIERAEQAYDEEQAEKLERKIRKNQFTLEDFLEQMGQVRKMGGLAKIMDMLPGMGGGKISEADIAKGEKEFRTMEAIIRSMTVAERKNPGLLNASRRKRIAAGSGQTVNSVNKVISKYEESKKLMKQFANPNAMKKGGKLFKGLF